A genomic stretch from Perognathus longimembris pacificus isolate PPM17 chromosome 5, ASM2315922v1, whole genome shotgun sequence includes:
- the U2af1 gene encoding splicing factor U2AF 35 kDa subunit isoform X2: MAEYLASIFGTEKDKVNCSFYFKIGACRHGDRCSRLHNKPTFSQTILIQNIYRNPQNSAQTADGSHCAVSDVEMQEHYDEFFEEVFTEMEEKYGEVEEMNVCDNLGDHLVGNVYVKFRREEDAEKAVIDLNNRWFNGQPIHAELSPVTDFREACCRQYEMGECTRGGFCNFMHLKPISRELRRELYGRRRKKHRSRSRSRERRSRSRDRGRGGGGGGGGGGRERDRRRSRDRERSGRF, encoded by the exons AGTCAACTGctcattctatttcaaaattGGAGCATGTCGTCATGGAGACAGATGTTCTCGGTTGCACAATAAACCGACCTTTAGCCAg ACCATCTTGATTCAAAACATCTATCGTAACCCCCAAAACAGTGCACAGACGGCTGACGGCTCACACT GTGCGGTGAGCGACGTGGAGATGCAGGAGCACTACGATGAGTTCTTCGAG GAGGTCTTTACGGAGATGGAGGAGAAGTACGGGGAGGTGGAGGAGATGAACGTCTGTGACAACCTGGGCGACCACCTCGTGGGGAACGTGTACGTCAAG TTCCGCCGGGAGGAGGATGCGGAGAAGGCTGTGATCGACCTGAACAACCGCTGGTTCAACGGGCAGCCGATCCACGCCGAGCTGTCGCCCGTGACCGACTTCAGGGAAGCCTGCTGCCGCCAGTATGAGATGGG GGAGTGCACGCGGGGTGGCTTCTGCAACTTCATGCACCTGAAGCCCATCTCCAGAGAGCTGCGGCGGGAGCTGTATGGGCGCCGGCGCAAGAA GCATCGATCGAGGTCCCGGTCCCGCGAGCGCCGGTCCCGGTCCAGAGACCGCGGTCGCggtggcggcggaggcggcggcggcgggggacgGGAGCGCGACCGGAGGCGGTCGAGAGATCGCGAGAGGTCCGGGCGATTCTGA
- the U2af1 gene encoding splicing factor U2AF 35 kDa subunit isoform X1 encodes MAEYLASIFGTEKDKVNCSFYFKIGACRHGDRCSRLHNKPTFSQTIALLNIYRNPQNSSQSADGLRCAVSDVEMQEHYDEFFEEVFTEMEEKYGEVEEMNVCDNLGDHLVGNVYVKFRREEDAEKAVIDLNNRWFNGQPIHAELSPVTDFREACCRQYEMGECTRGGFCNFMHLKPISRELRRELYGRRRKKHRSRSRSRERRSRSRDRGRGGGGGGGGGGRERDRRRSRDRERSGRF; translated from the exons AGTCAACTGctcattctatttcaaaattGGAGCATGTCGTCATGGAGACAGATGTTCTCGGTTGCACAATAAACCGACCTTTAGCCAg ACCATTGCCCTCTTGAACATTTACCGTAACCCTCAAAACTCTTCCCAGTCTGCTGACGGTTTGCGCT GTGCGGTGAGCGACGTGGAGATGCAGGAGCACTACGATGAGTTCTTCGAG GAGGTCTTTACGGAGATGGAGGAGAAGTACGGGGAGGTGGAGGAGATGAACGTCTGTGACAACCTGGGCGACCACCTCGTGGGGAACGTGTACGTCAAG TTCCGCCGGGAGGAGGATGCGGAGAAGGCTGTGATCGACCTGAACAACCGCTGGTTCAACGGGCAGCCGATCCACGCCGAGCTGTCGCCCGTGACCGACTTCAGGGAAGCCTGCTGCCGCCAGTATGAGATGGG GGAGTGCACGCGGGGTGGCTTCTGCAACTTCATGCACCTGAAGCCCATCTCCAGAGAGCTGCGGCGGGAGCTGTATGGGCGCCGGCGCAAGAA GCATCGATCGAGGTCCCGGTCCCGCGAGCGCCGGTCCCGGTCCAGAGACCGCGGTCGCggtggcggcggaggcggcggcggcgggggacgGGAGCGCGACCGGAGGCGGTCGAGAGATCGCGAGAGGTCCGGGCGATTCTGA
- the U2af1 gene encoding splicing factor U2AF 35 kDa subunit isoform X3, whose translation MQEHYDEFFEEVFTEMEEKYGEVEEMNVCDNLGDHLVGNVYVKFRREEDAEKAVIDLNNRWFNGQPIHAELSPVTDFREACCRQYEMGECTRGGFCNFMHLKPISRELRRELYGRRRKKHRSRSRSRERRSRSRDRGRGGGGGGGGGGRERDRRRSRDRERSGRF comes from the exons ATGCAGGAGCACTACGATGAGTTCTTCGAG GAGGTCTTTACGGAGATGGAGGAGAAGTACGGGGAGGTGGAGGAGATGAACGTCTGTGACAACCTGGGCGACCACCTCGTGGGGAACGTGTACGTCAAG TTCCGCCGGGAGGAGGATGCGGAGAAGGCTGTGATCGACCTGAACAACCGCTGGTTCAACGGGCAGCCGATCCACGCCGAGCTGTCGCCCGTGACCGACTTCAGGGAAGCCTGCTGCCGCCAGTATGAGATGGG GGAGTGCACGCGGGGTGGCTTCTGCAACTTCATGCACCTGAAGCCCATCTCCAGAGAGCTGCGGCGGGAGCTGTATGGGCGCCGGCGCAAGAA GCATCGATCGAGGTCCCGGTCCCGCGAGCGCCGGTCCCGGTCCAGAGACCGCGGTCGCggtggcggcggaggcggcggcggcgggggacgGGAGCGCGACCGGAGGCGGTCGAGAGATCGCGAGAGGTCCGGGCGATTCTGA
- the Cbs gene encoding cystathionine beta-synthase isoform X1: MPSETPQAKEASAGCPHASGVPSGNGSLERGPSGDKERLWIRPDAPSRCTWQLGAPASTSPHHHSTQAKPPKILPDVLSNIGNTPMVRINKIGKNAGLKCELLAKCEFFNAGGSVKDRISLRMIEDAERAGTLRPGDTIIEPTSGNTGIGLALVAAVKGYRCIIVMPEKMSLEKVDVLRALGAEIVRTPTSARFDSPESHVGVAWRLKNEIPNSHILDQYRNASNPLTHYDSTAEEILQQCDGKLDMLVASAGTGGTITGLARKLKEKCPGCKIIGVDPEGSILAEPEELNRTEVTGYEVEGIGYDFIPTVLDRKVVDRWIKSNDAASFAFCRMLIAQEGLLCGGSSGSVLAAAVEAARELREGQRCVVILPDSVRNYMSKFLSDKWMLQKGFMKEEDLLGTRPWWWHLHVQELSLSAPLTVLPTVTCEHTIAILREKGFDQAPVVDESGAILGMVTLGNMLSSLLAGKVQPADQVCKVLYRQFKPVRLTDTLGALSHVLEMDHFALVVHEQIQSRDQAWSGVVGGPADHSNGQASRRQMVFGVVTAIDLLNFVAARERDSN; encoded by the exons atgcCTTCAGAGACACCCCAAGCCAAAGAAGCTTCCGCAGGGTGCCCCCACGCGTCGGGGGTGCCCTCGGGGAACGGAAGCCTGGAGAGGGGGCCTTCGGGGGACAAGGAGCGCCTGTGGATCCGGCCCGACGCCCCGAGCAGGTGCACCTGGCAGCTGGGCGcgcctgcctccacctccccccaTCACCACAGCACCCA GGCAAAGCCGCCTAAGATCCTGCCGGATGTCCTGAGTAACATCGGGAACACGCCCATGGTCAGGATCAACAAGATCGGGAAGAACGCGGGCCTGAAGTGCGAGCTCC TGGCCAAGTGTGAGTTCTTCAACGCGGGCGGGAGCGTGAAGGACCGCATCAGCCTGCGCATGATCGAGGACGCGGAGCGGGCGGGGACGCTGCGGCCGGGGGACACCATCATCGAGCCCACCTCGGGGAACACAG GGATCGGGCTGGCGCTGGTCGCTGCCGTGAAGGGGTACCGCTGCATCATCGTCATGCCCGAGAAGATGAGCCTGGAGAAG GTGGACGTCCTGCGGGCCCTGGGCGCCGAGATAGTGAGGACGCCCACCAGCGCCAGGTTCGACTCCCCCGAGTCCCACGTCGGGGTGGCATGGCGGCTGAAGAATGAAATCCCCAACTCGCACATCCTGGACCAG TACCGCAACGCCAGCAACCCGCTGACGCACTACGACAGCACGGCCGAGGAAATCCTGCAGCAGTGTGACG GGAAGCTGGACATGCTGGTGGCTTCGGCCGGCACTGGCGGCACCATCACAGGCCTGGCCAGGAAGCTCAAGGAGAAGTGTCCCGGCTGCAAG ATCATCGGGGTGGACCCCGAGGGGTCCATCCTCGCGGAGCCCGAGGAGCTGAACCGGACCGAGGTGACGGGCTACGAGGTGGAGGGGATCGGCTACGACTTCATCCCCACCGTGCTGGACAGGAAG GTCGTGGACCGGTGGATCAAGAGCAACGACGCCGCGTCCTTCGCCTTCTGCCGGATGCTGATCGCGCAGGAGGGGCTGCTGTGTG GCGGCAGCTCGGGCAGCGTCCTGGCGGCGGCCGTGGAGGCCGCTCGGGAGCTGCGGGAAGGCCAGCGCTGCGTGGTCATCCTGCCGGACTCCGTGCGCAACTACAT GTCCAAGTTCCTGAGTGACAAGTGGATGCTGCAGAAGGGGTTCATGAAAGAGGAGGACCTTTTGGGAACGAGGCCCTG gtggTGGCACCTGCACGTACAGGAGCTGAGCCTGTCCGCCCCCCTGACGGTGCTGCCCACGGTCACCTGCGAGCACACCATTGCCATCCTCCGCGAGAAGGGCTTCGACCAGGCGCCCGTGGTGGACGAGTCGGG GGCCATCCTGGGCATGGTGACCCTCGGGAACATGCTGTCTTCCCTGCTGGCCGGAAAGGTGCAGCCGGCGGACCAAGTCTGCAAAGTCCTCTACAGGCAGTTCAAACCG GTCCGCCTGACGGACACGCTGGGCGCGCTCTCGCACGTGCTGGAGATGGACCACTTCGCCCTGGTGGTGCACGAGCAGATCCAGT CACGGGACCAGGCCTGGTCAGGAGTGGTGGGGGGGCCCGCAG ACCACAGCAACGGGCAGGCCAGCAGGCGGCAGATGGTGTTCGGGGTGGTCACCGCCATTGACCTGCTCAACTTCGTTGCGGCCAGGGAGCGGGACTCCAACTGA
- the Cbs gene encoding cystathionine beta-synthase isoform X2, whose amino-acid sequence MPSETPQAKEASAGCPHASGVPSGNGSLERGPSGDKERLWIRPDAPSRCTWQLGAPASTSPHHHSTQAKPPKILPDVLSNIGNTPMVRINKIGKNAGLKCELLAKCEFFNAGGSVKDRISLRMIEDAERAGTLRPGDTIIEPTSGNTGIGLALVAAVKGYRCIIVMPEKMSLEKVDVLRALGAEIVRTPTSARFDSPESHVGVAWRLKNEIPNSHILDQYRNASNPLTHYDSTAEEILQQCDGKLDMLVASAGTGGTITGLARKLKEKCPGCKIIGVDPEGSILAEPEELNRTEVTGYEVEGIGYDFIPTVLDRKVVDRWIKSNDAASFAFCRMLIAQEGLLCGGSSGSVLAAAVEAARELREGQRCVVILPDSVRNYMSKFLSDKWMLQKGFMKEEDLLGTRPWWWHLHVQELSLSAPLTVLPTVTCEHTIAILREKGFDQAPVVDESGAILGMVTLGNMLSSLLAGKVQPADQVCKVLYRQFKPVRLTDTLGALSHVLEMDHFALVVHEQIQYHSNGQASRRQMVFGVVTAIDLLNFVAARERDSN is encoded by the exons atgcCTTCAGAGACACCCCAAGCCAAAGAAGCTTCCGCAGGGTGCCCCCACGCGTCGGGGGTGCCCTCGGGGAACGGAAGCCTGGAGAGGGGGCCTTCGGGGGACAAGGAGCGCCTGTGGATCCGGCCCGACGCCCCGAGCAGGTGCACCTGGCAGCTGGGCGcgcctgcctccacctccccccaTCACCACAGCACCCA GGCAAAGCCGCCTAAGATCCTGCCGGATGTCCTGAGTAACATCGGGAACACGCCCATGGTCAGGATCAACAAGATCGGGAAGAACGCGGGCCTGAAGTGCGAGCTCC TGGCCAAGTGTGAGTTCTTCAACGCGGGCGGGAGCGTGAAGGACCGCATCAGCCTGCGCATGATCGAGGACGCGGAGCGGGCGGGGACGCTGCGGCCGGGGGACACCATCATCGAGCCCACCTCGGGGAACACAG GGATCGGGCTGGCGCTGGTCGCTGCCGTGAAGGGGTACCGCTGCATCATCGTCATGCCCGAGAAGATGAGCCTGGAGAAG GTGGACGTCCTGCGGGCCCTGGGCGCCGAGATAGTGAGGACGCCCACCAGCGCCAGGTTCGACTCCCCCGAGTCCCACGTCGGGGTGGCATGGCGGCTGAAGAATGAAATCCCCAACTCGCACATCCTGGACCAG TACCGCAACGCCAGCAACCCGCTGACGCACTACGACAGCACGGCCGAGGAAATCCTGCAGCAGTGTGACG GGAAGCTGGACATGCTGGTGGCTTCGGCCGGCACTGGCGGCACCATCACAGGCCTGGCCAGGAAGCTCAAGGAGAAGTGTCCCGGCTGCAAG ATCATCGGGGTGGACCCCGAGGGGTCCATCCTCGCGGAGCCCGAGGAGCTGAACCGGACCGAGGTGACGGGCTACGAGGTGGAGGGGATCGGCTACGACTTCATCCCCACCGTGCTGGACAGGAAG GTCGTGGACCGGTGGATCAAGAGCAACGACGCCGCGTCCTTCGCCTTCTGCCGGATGCTGATCGCGCAGGAGGGGCTGCTGTGTG GCGGCAGCTCGGGCAGCGTCCTGGCGGCGGCCGTGGAGGCCGCTCGGGAGCTGCGGGAAGGCCAGCGCTGCGTGGTCATCCTGCCGGACTCCGTGCGCAACTACAT GTCCAAGTTCCTGAGTGACAAGTGGATGCTGCAGAAGGGGTTCATGAAAGAGGAGGACCTTTTGGGAACGAGGCCCTG gtggTGGCACCTGCACGTACAGGAGCTGAGCCTGTCCGCCCCCCTGACGGTGCTGCCCACGGTCACCTGCGAGCACACCATTGCCATCCTCCGCGAGAAGGGCTTCGACCAGGCGCCCGTGGTGGACGAGTCGGG GGCCATCCTGGGCATGGTGACCCTCGGGAACATGCTGTCTTCCCTGCTGGCCGGAAAGGTGCAGCCGGCGGACCAAGTCTGCAAAGTCCTCTACAGGCAGTTCAAACCG GTCCGCCTGACGGACACGCTGGGCGCGCTCTCGCACGTGCTGGAGATGGACCACTTCGCCCTGGTGGTGCACGAGCAGATCCAGT ACCACAGCAACGGGCAGGCCAGCAGGCGGCAGATGGTGTTCGGGGTGGTCACCGCCATTGACCTGCTCAACTTCGTTGCGGCCAGGGAGCGGGACTCCAACTGA